From a single Cytophagales bacterium WSM2-2 genomic region:
- a CDS encoding aspartyl-tRNA amidotransferase subunit B, translated as MSLKQKIDSDIKAAMLAKNKEELEALRSIKSMILLAETEKGVTAEISSDTEGKLLMKAAKQRKESAEIFQKENRPELAQRELFQLEIISRYLPKQLSNDEVESILKNIIAQVGAKGPQDMGKVMGTATKQLAGQADGKVISEITKKLLSL; from the coding sequence ATGAGCCTTAAACAAAAAATCGACAGTGATATCAAAGCAGCGATGCTTGCCAAGAATAAAGAGGAACTGGAAGCCTTGCGCAGTATTAAATCGATGATACTGCTTGCAGAGACCGAAAAAGGCGTTACCGCTGAAATTTCTTCTGATACGGAAGGTAAACTTTTGATGAAAGCGGCCAAACAGCGTAAAGAGTCGGCCGAAATTTTTCAAAAAGAAAATCGACCCGAACTCGCACAACGTGAATTGTTTCAGCTTGAAATCATCAGTCGTTATTTACCAAAACAACTTTCAAATGACGAGGTGGAATCAATTTTGAAGAACATCATTGCACAGGTAGGTGCAAAAGGTCCTCAGGACATGGGCAAGGTCATGGGTACTGCTACCAAACAACTGGCAGGGCAGGCCGATGGGAAAGTGATTTCCGAAATAACCAAAAAACTTCTTTCGCTTTGA